In one Geoglobus acetivorans genomic region, the following are encoded:
- a CDS encoding flippase-like domain-containing protein, translating to MFTIIVPAHNEAKRLEESIETLVNFLKKNFDEFEIIIAEDGSTDGTDRIAQSLEEKYSFVRHLHSDDRLGKGRAIFEAAKISKFPVVLYMDADLSTDLTHIRDLLIAIDGGYDIAIGSRLVRGSEIKRPLKRELPSRLYNLLARKMLGSNIRDHQCGFKAFRKDVLLKLGEMARDNHWFWDTEILVLAQKKGYRIKEIPVRWKHNEGSSVSVMKTSLYLFSSLLRHSERAFLYFSIGVTFLIFATLVYFANPDKLVQSFRALNYVNILIAFLIYLASFLLRGVRYEHLMKNIGGSAGVGYAVMATAISQTLNILTPVRIGDLGRAYVYSRKGISYQTSFSGLAAERIYDVIAILIIAFFSIAFVGMAYFRMLFYAVIFLGIIIAGVIFLSKTRGYVAKVMGDAKGLIFSRMALFFIPLSLSIWMVDVFVCYIVLRSFSDVPLYLPAFAVAMGNVVKILPLTPGGIGTYEATLTLILSSWIARDKALVVAIADHAIKNIGTLVLGLLSSIKLGLSLREMRK from the coding sequence ATGTTTACGATTATCGTTCCCGCTCACAATGAGGCGAAAAGGCTGGAAGAGAGTATTGAAACACTTGTGAATTTTTTGAAGAAAAATTTTGACGAATTTGAGATAATCATAGCTGAAGATGGCTCCACTGACGGCACTGACAGAATAGCACAGAGCTTGGAGGAAAAATACTCTTTCGTCAGGCATCTGCACAGCGATGATCGGCTCGGAAAGGGCAGGGCCATTTTTGAAGCTGCGAAGATTTCGAAGTTTCCTGTAGTTCTGTATATGGATGCTGACCTCTCGACCGATCTAACACACATAAGGGATTTGCTCATTGCCATTGATGGGGGTTATGACATTGCCATCGGTTCGAGGCTGGTCAGGGGGAGTGAAATTAAAAGACCGCTGAAAAGAGAACTTCCATCCAGACTTTACAATCTGCTCGCAAGAAAAATGCTCGGTTCAAATATAAGGGATCATCAGTGTGGCTTCAAGGCTTTCAGGAAGGACGTGCTGCTTAAGCTCGGGGAAATGGCGAGAGATAACCACTGGTTCTGGGATACGGAAATACTTGTTCTCGCTCAGAAAAAGGGATACAGGATAAAGGAAATCCCGGTGAGATGGAAACATAATGAGGGAAGCTCAGTTAGCGTTATGAAAACCTCTCTTTATCTGTTCTCAAGTTTGCTCAGACACTCTGAAAGGGCGTTTCTGTACTTTTCCATAGGGGTTACCTTTTTGATCTTTGCAACGCTTGTGTACTTTGCAAATCCGGATAAACTGGTTCAGTCCTTCAGAGCTCTGAATTATGTAAACATCCTCATCGCATTCCTCATTTATCTTGCGTCTTTTCTCCTCAGGGGGGTGAGGTACGAGCACCTCATGAAAAACATCGGGGGTAGTGCAGGAGTGGGATATGCGGTGATGGCGACTGCCATAAGCCAGACCCTCAACATTCTCACGCCGGTGAGGATTGGCGATCTGGGAAGGGCTTATGTTTATTCGAGGAAGGGCATTTCCTACCAGACCAGCTTCAGCGGGCTTGCTGCTGAAAGGATATATGATGTGATTGCGATCCTTATAATAGCGTTTTTCAGCATTGCTTTTGTTGGAATGGCGTATTTCAGGATGCTTTTTTATGCAGTCATATTTCTCGGAATAATTATTGCTGGGGTAATCTTTCTCTCAAAGACGAGAGGATATGTGGCGAAGGTGATGGGGGACGCAAAGGGTCTGATATTTTCAAGAATGGCATTGTTTTTCATCCCTCTTTCCCTCTCCATATGGATGGTCGATGTTTTCGTATGTTATATTGTCCTCAGGTCTTTCTCCGATGTCCCCCTGTATCTCCCTGCATTTGCAGTGGCGATGGGAAATGTCGTCAAAATCCTGCCATTGACTCCTGGAGGAATCGGGACGTATGAGGCAACACTAACTCTGATCCTGAGTTCGTGGATTGCCCGGGATAAGGCACTTGTCGTGGCAATAGCCGATCACGCCATCAAAAACATCGGCACTCTGGTGCTTGGTTTGCTGTCTTCGATAAAACTGGGATTGAGCCTGAGGGAGATGAGAAAATGA
- a CDS encoding DUF2298 domain-containing protein, with protein sequence MTDVVSGLIVLVVAMVFLSNLFEHYYISKLLSVVLLSFIIYALAHFTDFSTAFMISIIAVSAPIAYRMWKRRFRIDFEVEAVFILAFAFFLFLRSLVPDINGAEKFMDMAFLNSVLNAERFPPPDPYFAGGMLNVYYYFGHVLSAVIVKLSMLPPEYGYNVAMAFFSAASVSAVYGLARDMGVGKFAVVVLIAGVPYSVYELLSTLSTGNLPGYLFYWNSTRIFSDSTFGHAITEFPYFSFIHADLHAHVIAIPLKILFIGILYRFYRENEYALAISLMNFALFATNSWDAPAFFLLSSALLIYKDRSYWPIVALSAILILIFRLEMNANATFSFSTEFSSITEFLLFWGFFAILLYARYYGAVRNKPVYLLIAVLSPVFPPAIFFPILLYAAEKREFTDFLVMLSILTIAGCEVVVIDFRMNTYFKFYLLAWTLLIPAASEGLRVIYERRKSIAILIMALMLIYPAVATPVRHYKHEFSLDGLKFMRDSYPGDYYAVKFLYGKNAVVIEGVEGSYSYGGRIATFTGNQAVIAWPNHEVHWRDNGDELSKRISDVRAVYTSSCPVSQEIARKYGAGYIVYGAYERKLYGESNFSCMDKVFDEYGTEIYEVD encoded by the coding sequence ATGACTGACGTCGTTTCCGGTCTGATAGTACTTGTAGTGGCCATGGTCTTTCTCTCGAATCTGTTTGAGCATTACTACATTTCGAAACTGCTTTCAGTTGTTCTGCTGTCTTTCATAATCTATGCTTTAGCCCATTTCACCGACTTCAGCACGGCATTCATGATTTCCATAATTGCGGTATCTGCCCCCATTGCTTATCGTATGTGGAAGAGGAGGTTCAGGATAGACTTTGAGGTTGAAGCTGTCTTTATCCTGGCATTTGCATTTTTCCTTTTCCTGAGAAGCCTTGTTCCCGACATCAACGGGGCGGAGAAGTTCATGGACATGGCATTTCTCAACTCGGTTCTGAATGCTGAACGTTTTCCGCCACCTGATCCGTACTTTGCAGGTGGGATGCTGAACGTGTACTACTACTTCGGCCACGTGCTTTCTGCGGTGATCGTGAAACTCTCAATGCTCCCTCCTGAATATGGTTATAACGTTGCCATGGCTTTTTTTTCGGCTGCAAGTGTTTCTGCCGTTTATGGACTGGCAAGGGATATGGGTGTCGGCAAATTTGCGGTTGTTGTCCTTATTGCCGGAGTTCCGTATTCTGTTTATGAGCTGTTATCAACTCTTTCGACGGGAAATCTCCCCGGGTATCTGTTTTACTGGAATTCAACGAGGATATTTTCTGACAGCACTTTTGGCCATGCCATAACTGAATTTCCTTACTTCAGCTTTATCCATGCAGACCTGCATGCTCACGTTATAGCAATTCCCCTCAAAATACTGTTTATAGGGATTCTTTACAGGTTTTACAGAGAAAATGAGTATGCTCTTGCAATTTCTCTCATGAATTTCGCCCTTTTTGCGACGAATTCCTGGGATGCACCTGCTTTCTTTCTGCTATCCTCCGCTCTTCTGATTTACAAGGACAGGAGTTACTGGCCAATCGTGGCTCTGTCTGCAATCCTTATCCTGATCTTCAGACTCGAAATGAATGCGAATGCTACCTTTAGCTTCTCAACTGAGTTCAGCAGTATAACTGAGTTTTTGCTCTTCTGGGGTTTCTTTGCAATCCTGCTTTATGCGAGGTATTATGGGGCTGTGAGGAATAAGCCTGTGTATCTTCTGATTGCAGTGCTTTCGCCGGTTTTTCCTCCGGCCATTTTCTTCCCGATTCTGCTTTATGCAGCTGAAAAAAGGGAATTTACCGATTTCCTTGTAATGCTTTCGATCCTCACAATCGCTGGGTGTGAGGTTGTTGTTATAGATTTCAGAATGAACACGTATTTCAAGTTCTATCTTCTTGCCTGGACGCTGCTCATTCCTGCTGCCTCAGAGGGACTCAGAGTAATTTATGAAAGGCGGAAGAGTATAGCCATACTCATCATGGCGCTGATGCTTATTTATCCAGCTGTCGCAACACCCGTAAGGCACTACAAGCACGAATTCTCTCTGGATGGACTTAAGTTCATGCGGGACAGCTATCCCGGGGATTATTATGCTGTGAAATTCCTTTACGGAAAGAATGCGGTCGTTATCGAGGGAGTGGAGGGCAGTTATTCCTACGGCGGAAGGATTGCAACCTTTACCGGGAATCAGGCAGTCATAGCCTGGCCAAATCACGAGGTGCACTGGAGGGACAACGGTGACGAGCTTTCGAAGAGAATATCTGATGTGAGGGCAGTGTACACATCCTCATGCCCGGTTTCTCAGGAAATAGCGAGAAAGTATGGTGCCGGATATATCGTATATGGTGCTTATGAGCGGAAACTTTATGGTGAAAGCAATTTCAGCTGCATGGATAAGGTTTTTGATGAGTACGGTACTGAAATTTACGAGGTGGATTGA
- a CDS encoding radical SAM protein — protein sequence MREFNPFFKKFSSKARRIAVIYPNRYVGGISNTGIQRLYFEINREENYIAERFYTDVFNGLRSVESATPLEKFDVALFSIQYEEDAFSALRILNSSGFAGKKIAGGPCIIQNPFPYLKHFDRVFIGEAENAVKSIIEDESVEGLFPRSNKRRSVSLDTEMKRQIVAEGAYGKAILIEMGRGCPRGCRFCIVRQIYSPPRWRSRDSIIEIAEENIGLAGKVALIAPSPTDHPEFLEIVSELQNLGYEVSPSSIRADRFDEEHAELLGEVKTLTIAPEAGSERLREVLNKGISEEDVMQAAEISSAKKIKLYFMFGLPGETYSDLDEIVRMVEKIRNLGKSVQVSINPLVPKPHTPFQWLPYGGDLSKNAMENIKELKKKRDYLYSKLRRIADVEIESIERFAVQTVISRGDESIGDFLDRKLRLSTIRKFRLERFLEGFSPDYEFPWDRIDMGYRKNRIRREFEISMEKAGIEF from the coding sequence ATGAGAGAGTTCAACCCCTTTTTTAAAAAATTTTCAAGTAAAGCCAGAAGAATTGCAGTCATCTATCCAAACAGATACGTTGGCGGGATAAGCAACACAGGAATTCAGAGACTGTATTTCGAAATAAACAGGGAAGAAAATTACATCGCAGAGAGATTTTACACAGATGTGTTCAACGGCTTGAGAAGTGTTGAATCCGCTACGCCGCTCGAAAAATTTGACGTGGCGCTGTTTTCGATACAGTACGAAGAGGATGCGTTCAGCGCACTCAGAATTCTGAACTCATCCGGGTTCGCAGGTAAAAAAATCGCAGGAGGTCCGTGCATAATCCAGAATCCGTTCCCGTACCTGAAGCACTTTGATAGAGTATTCATCGGTGAGGCAGAAAATGCTGTGAAAAGCATAATAGAGGATGAATCAGTCGAAGGTCTGTTTCCCCGCTCGAATAAACGGAGATCTGTTAGCCTCGACACAGAGATGAAGAGGCAGATTGTCGCAGAAGGAGCGTACGGTAAGGCAATACTGATAGAGATGGGGCGGGGATGCCCGAGAGGTTGCAGGTTCTGCATTGTCAGACAGATTTACTCGCCGCCAAGATGGAGAAGCAGAGACAGCATAATCGAGATAGCCGAGGAGAACATCGGACTGGCAGGTAAGGTTGCCCTGATAGCCCCATCGCCCACCGATCATCCCGAGTTCCTTGAGATAGTCTCCGAACTCCAGAATCTGGGCTATGAGGTTTCACCATCATCCATCAGGGCTGACAGGTTTGATGAGGAACATGCAGAACTCCTGGGTGAGGTTAAAACCCTGACCATTGCACCGGAAGCCGGAAGCGAGAGGCTCAGAGAGGTCCTGAACAAAGGCATAAGCGAAGAAGATGTCATGCAGGCCGCAGAAATCTCCAGTGCAAAAAAAATCAAGCTGTATTTCATGTTCGGTCTGCCCGGAGAGACCTACAGCGACCTGGACGAAATTGTGAGGATGGTAGAAAAGATAAGAAATCTCGGAAAGAGTGTACAGGTTTCCATAAACCCGCTTGTCCCGAAACCCCATACGCCATTTCAGTGGCTGCCTTATGGCGGAGACCTGTCGAAAAACGCAATGGAGAATATAAAAGAGCTGAAAAAGAAAAGAGACTACCTGTACTCCAAGCTGAGAAGAATTGCAGATGTGGAAATCGAGAGCATTGAAAGATTTGCAGTTCAAACCGTAATCTCCCGTGGAGACGAAAGCATCGGAGATTTTCTGGACAGAAAGCTTAGACTCAGCACGATCAGAAAATTCCGGCTGGAAAGATTCCTCGAAGGGTTTTCCCCAGACTATGAATTTCCGTGGGACAGGATCGATATGGGTTACAGAAAGAACAGGATCAGGAGAGAATTTGAAATCTCCATGGAAAAGGCAGGAATAGAATTTTAA
- the ilvN gene encoding acetolactate synthase small subunit, whose protein sequence is MRHTIAVLVEDRPGVLARVAGLFRRRGFNIESLAVGITEKHGVSRMTIVVSGDDRTIEQVTKQLNKLIEVIKVSDVSKNSVERELALVKVSATPQSRAEIIEIANIFRARIVDVARDSLIVEVTGDEDKISAFIDLMKQYGIKEVTRTGKIAMQRGSKALE, encoded by the coding sequence ATGAGACACACAATAGCAGTTCTTGTTGAAGACCGCCCGGGAGTCCTTGCCAGAGTTGCGGGGCTATTCAGAAGACGAGGATTCAACATCGAGAGCCTGGCAGTCGGAATTACTGAAAAACATGGAGTATCGAGAATGACAATTGTCGTCTCCGGAGATGACAGGACAATCGAACAGGTTACAAAACAGCTGAACAAGCTGATCGAGGTTATAAAGGTCAGTGATGTCAGCAAAAATTCAGTTGAAAGGGAGCTCGCGCTGGTGAAGGTCTCCGCAACACCTCAGAGCAGAGCAGAGATCATTGAGATAGCCAACATATTCAGAGCAAGAATAGTGGACGTGGCAAGAGACTCGCTGATAGTAGAGGTTACCGGAGATGAAGACAAGATCAGCGCATTCATAGACCTGATGAAGCAGTACGGGATAAAGGAAGTTACGAGAACAGGAAAAATAGCGATGCAGAGAGGCAGTAAGGCGCTGGAATGA
- a CDS encoding acetolactate synthase large subunit, translating into MRAADAIIKALEKEGVKHIFGIPGGAIIEVYDALFDSGIKHILTRHEQAAVHAADGYARASGKVGVAFATSGPGATNTVTGIATAYMDSSPIVVMTGQVARSLIGNDAFQEADITGITMPVTKHNYLVTDENELLKTIKEAFHIAGTGRPGPVLIDLPKDVTTAEVEFDYPEKITLPGYRPKYRGHPRQIKKAAELIMKAERPVILAGGGVILSNASEELTKLAETIPAYVATSLMGKGAIPETHPLSLGFIGMHGTKYANYAVQESDLLIAIGIRFSDRTTGRVSDFAPDAKIIHIDIDPAEIGKNIEIDVPIVGDAKLILQELITNITYRKRKEWEDRVEGWKKSYPLRYRKDDEKIKPQYVIEKIWELQPDAIITTEVGQNQMWAAQYFKVKRPRQFITSGGLGTMGFGFPAAMGAKTAFPEKQVVDIAGDGSFLMNVQELATCVDYGINVKVAVLNNMFLGMVRQWQELFYDERYSATCLRCKEMSIEKIAEGFGAVGMTVEKPSEVEDALKEAFEIDAPVVIDFRVDRLENVYPMVPAGAALHEVIDEEV; encoded by the coding sequence ATGAGAGCGGCTGATGCTATTATCAAAGCTCTGGAAAAAGAGGGTGTTAAGCACATTTTCGGAATACCGGGAGGCGCAATAATAGAAGTGTATGATGCTCTATTCGATTCTGGCATAAAACACATCCTGACGAGGCACGAACAGGCAGCAGTGCATGCAGCAGACGGATATGCGAGAGCCTCTGGAAAGGTGGGTGTTGCATTTGCCACATCCGGTCCGGGGGCAACAAACACGGTTACAGGAATCGCCACGGCATACATGGATTCATCACCCATCGTCGTAATGACCGGACAGGTTGCAAGGAGTTTAATTGGTAACGATGCATTTCAGGAGGCGGACATAACTGGAATAACCATGCCTGTTACGAAACACAACTATCTGGTTACGGACGAAAATGAGCTTCTGAAAACAATAAAAGAAGCATTCCACATTGCAGGCACAGGAAGGCCGGGTCCCGTGCTGATAGACCTGCCAAAAGACGTTACAACAGCAGAGGTTGAATTCGATTACCCTGAAAAAATCACTCTCCCGGGATACAGGCCAAAGTACCGGGGACATCCCAGACAGATAAAGAAGGCTGCCGAACTGATAATGAAGGCCGAAAGGCCGGTAATTCTTGCGGGAGGCGGAGTCATACTCTCCAACGCGAGTGAAGAGCTTACAAAACTTGCCGAGACAATTCCAGCATACGTTGCGACAAGCCTCATGGGCAAGGGTGCGATTCCCGAAACCCATCCACTAAGCCTCGGATTCATAGGAATGCACGGTACAAAGTATGCAAATTACGCCGTCCAGGAAAGCGACCTGCTGATTGCCATTGGAATAAGGTTCTCTGACAGGACGACAGGAAGGGTTTCCGATTTTGCTCCCGATGCGAAGATAATCCACATAGATATTGACCCCGCCGAGATAGGGAAGAACATTGAGATAGATGTTCCGATTGTGGGGGATGCAAAGCTGATTCTTCAGGAGCTAATTACCAACATAACCTACAGAAAAAGAAAGGAGTGGGAGGACAGGGTCGAAGGCTGGAAAAAATCATACCCTCTGAGATACAGGAAGGATGATGAAAAAATCAAACCCCAGTATGTTATCGAAAAGATATGGGAGCTTCAGCCAGATGCGATCATTACAACAGAAGTTGGTCAGAACCAGATGTGGGCTGCACAGTACTTTAAGGTCAAGAGGCCGAGGCAGTTCATAACGTCCGGCGGTCTCGGAACGATGGGTTTCGGTTTTCCGGCAGCAATGGGTGCAAAAACAGCATTTCCGGAAAAACAGGTTGTTGACATAGCCGGAGATGGCAGCTTCCTGATGAACGTTCAGGAGCTCGCAACCTGCGTTGACTACGGGATCAATGTGAAGGTGGCAGTTCTGAACAACATGTTCCTCGGAATGGTCAGACAGTGGCAGGAGCTGTTCTACGACGAGCGCTACTCTGCAACATGTCTCAGGTGCAAGGAAATGAGCATTGAAAAGATTGCCGAGGGGTTTGGCGCTGTGGGCATGACCGTCGAGAAACCGTCGGAGGTCGAGGACGCTCTTAAGGAGGCGTTCGAGATCGACGCCCCGGTGGTTATAGACTTCAGGGTTGACAGGCTCGAAAACGTCTATCCGATGGTGCCGGCTGGAGCTGCTCTGCACGAGGTTATCGACGAGGAGGTGTGA
- a CDS encoding Na(+)/H(+) antiporter subunit D, with protein sequence MTWIHPGIVIILGALLIPFIRSRRAEQILFILLPLSSLSILLLTSLGYFGEIPFTALKLHFLDYELVLARVDRLAMVFAYVFSLAAIAMNVYALHADRREHFSAMMYVGSALGAVFAGDVFTLYVFWEIMALASLFLIWFRRTKSAESAGFRYALWHLFGGLCLLAGIVMYVFQTGSIAFYHFDPSIGYAYYLMLLGFIINAAVPPLHAWLPDAYPEATVTGAVYLTAFTTKTAVYTLARGFAGEEILMWLGAIMAMYGVIFAVLENDGRRLLSYHIISQVGYMVAGVGIGTAMAINGATSHAFTHILYKALLFMGMGAVIHVTGRSKFTELGGIYRYMPITFWLYMVGAFSISAFPLFSGFVSKNMTVYASAEANLPLVWLLLEGASVGTFLHTGLKLPWNVWFSKEPEIEAREPPKNMLAGMAILALLNVFFGTYPGYKLLYSILPYPVEYHPYAPAKVLAMSQLLLFTFFAFWLMRDKLRGEAKIVLDTDWLPRVLGRYFIDYSVRFTEFSKELDRRFLEMTSKFKAIASVRLRELSAGYGVLIVCLIFAVYLLLFIAS encoded by the coding sequence ATGACCTGGATTCACCCCGGTATTGTCATAATTCTTGGAGCCCTCCTGATTCCATTCATCAGGTCAAGGAGAGCTGAGCAGATTCTGTTCATTCTGCTCCCTCTTTCATCCCTGTCAATACTCCTGCTAACATCCCTCGGTTACTTTGGGGAAATCCCGTTCACAGCACTGAAGCTGCACTTCCTCGACTACGAGCTTGTCCTTGCAAGAGTGGACAGGCTTGCAATGGTTTTTGCGTATGTTTTCTCCCTCGCTGCAATAGCAATGAACGTCTATGCCCTTCATGCCGACAGACGCGAGCATTTTTCGGCGATGATGTACGTCGGCAGCGCTCTCGGAGCGGTTTTTGCAGGTGACGTCTTTACTCTCTACGTCTTCTGGGAGATAATGGCTCTTGCGTCCCTGTTCCTGATCTGGTTCAGAAGGACTAAGAGTGCAGAGAGTGCCGGGTTCAGATATGCCCTCTGGCACCTCTTTGGCGGTCTGTGCCTGCTTGCAGGTATCGTAATGTATGTCTTCCAGACCGGAAGCATAGCATTCTACCACTTTGACCCATCCATCGGTTACGCATACTACCTCATGCTGCTCGGATTCATCATAAACGCTGCGGTCCCACCACTGCATGCCTGGTTGCCGGATGCCTATCCTGAAGCGACGGTTACAGGAGCGGTGTATCTCACGGCCTTCACGACAAAGACCGCCGTTTACACCCTCGCAAGGGGGTTTGCAGGAGAAGAAATTCTGATGTGGCTTGGTGCGATAATGGCCATGTACGGAGTCATCTTCGCCGTCCTGGAGAATGATGGCAGGAGACTGCTGTCGTACCACATCATCTCCCAGGTCGGATACATGGTCGCGGGAGTGGGAATAGGCACAGCAATGGCAATAAACGGCGCGACGTCTCATGCCTTCACGCACATCCTGTACAAAGCTTTGTTATTCATGGGAATGGGTGCGGTCATACACGTTACAGGCAGGAGCAAGTTCACGGAGCTTGGCGGGATTTACAGATACATGCCGATAACTTTCTGGCTGTACATGGTCGGAGCTTTCTCCATCTCGGCATTCCCGCTTTTCAGTGGATTCGTGAGCAAGAACATGACAGTGTATGCTTCGGCTGAGGCTAATTTGCCTTTGGTATGGCTGCTGCTCGAGGGTGCGAGTGTGGGAACATTCCTGCACACGGGATTGAAGCTGCCCTGGAACGTGTGGTTCTCCAAGGAGCCCGAAATCGAGGCGAGAGAACCGCCGAAGAACATGCTTGCGGGAATGGCGATACTTGCACTGCTGAATGTATTCTTTGGAACGTATCCCGGATACAAGCTCCTGTATTCCATACTGCCGTATCCGGTCGAGTACCATCCCTACGCCCCGGCAAAGGTCTTGGCAATGAGCCAGCTGCTGCTATTCACGTTCTTCGCCTTCTGGCTAATGAGGGACAAGCTCAGAGGAGAGGCGAAAATCGTTCTCGACACGGACTGGCTGCCCAGAGTCCTTGGAAGATACTTCATTGACTACAGTGTGAGGTTCACGGAGTTTTCCAAGGAGCTGGACAGGAGGTTCCTCGAGATGACATCGAAGTTCAAGGCAATAGCGAGTGTGAGGCTCAGGGAGCTCAGTGCAGGCTACGGAGTGCTGATAGTCTGTCTGATCTTTGCGGTCTACCTTCTGCTGTTCATAGCCTCATGA
- a CDS encoding monovalent cation/H+ antiporter subunit D family protein, with amino-acid sequence MSAEALVLIALLSPGIASLLILLTGRYPNLRESVTILASVVSFLAIVPLSKEVMQAPVEVTLFHIAPGLDFAFRVDAFGMIFTITSSSLWILVSIYSIGYMRALNEHAQTRFYFSFAVAIFSAFGIAFSKNLLTFYIFYELLTICTYPLVAHEETPEAISGGRRYLAYLLPSGAALLVALAITYWLTGTTDFQAGGFINGPAEILRILFIIYLLGFVKAAYMPLHSWLPTAMVAPTPVSALLHAVAVVKAGVFGVIRVVYYIYGPNLASSLNLGAILAIIAGFTMIVANILAIGEDNLKRRIAYSTINQLSFILVGAAMLNPLAFAGAIMHIPFHGYMKITLFLCAGAIAVISGKDRVSQLDGLGRAMPVTFAAFSIGAFGMSGLPPVAGFISKWYIALGTISANNLIALAAILAASLLDVVYFFPIIRNAFFRKPDGEFDERGRLYHLYMVVPLALTAAFSIILFLNPDILNVFELARIAVNDVWGGGI; translated from the coding sequence ATGAGCGCTGAGGCGCTTGTGCTGATTGCTCTGCTGTCCCCCGGTATCGCCTCACTTCTGATACTGCTCACCGGCAGATATCCAAATCTGAGGGAGAGCGTTACAATCCTCGCTTCCGTCGTGAGCTTCCTCGCCATAGTCCCGCTGTCTAAGGAGGTTATGCAGGCTCCGGTCGAAGTTACGCTCTTCCACATCGCTCCAGGACTTGACTTTGCCTTCAGGGTTGACGCTTTCGGTATGATATTCACCATAACCTCATCCTCGCTGTGGATTCTGGTCTCGATATACTCAATCGGCTACATGCGTGCCTTAAACGAGCACGCTCAGACGAGGTTTTACTTCAGCTTCGCCGTTGCGATATTTTCGGCCTTTGGTATCGCTTTTTCAAAGAACCTGCTCACATTCTACATTTTCTACGAACTCCTAACAATCTGCACCTACCCGCTTGTTGCCCATGAAGAAACACCCGAGGCAATATCTGGTGGAAGGAGGTACCTCGCCTACCTCTTGCCTTCTGGAGCCGCGCTCCTCGTTGCACTCGCCATAACATACTGGCTCACCGGAACAACTGACTTTCAGGCAGGGGGCTTCATCAACGGGCCTGCAGAGATTTTGAGAATACTCTTCATAATCTACCTCCTCGGTTTCGTCAAGGCTGCATACATGCCCCTGCACTCATGGCTCCCAACGGCGATGGTTGCCCCAACCCCCGTCTCGGCGTTGCTGCATGCTGTCGCGGTTGTTAAGGCGGGAGTGTTCGGAGTGATAAGGGTCGTCTACTACATCTACGGCCCCAATCTCGCCTCCAGTCTAAACCTTGGTGCGATTCTCGCCATCATAGCAGGATTCACGATGATTGTGGCAAACATTCTGGCGATTGGAGAGGATAACCTGAAGAGGAGGATAGCGTATTCCACAATAAACCAGCTCTCCTTCATCTTAGTGGGAGCGGCAATGCTGAACCCTCTGGCCTTTGCAGGGGCTATAATGCACATTCCATTCCATGGCTACATGAAGATAACGCTCTTCCTGTGTGCCGGGGCAATAGCAGTGATTTCCGGTAAGGACAGGGTGAGTCAGCTTGACGGACTTGGGAGGGCAATGCCCGTAACATTTGCAGCATTCTCAATCGGTGCTTTCGGAATGAGCGGTCTTCCCCCTGTGGCGGGGTTCATAAGCAAGTGGTACATAGCTCTCGGCACCATAAGTGCCAACAACCTGATTGCCCTCGCAGCCATTCTGGCGGCATCGCTCCTCGATGTGGTTTATTTCTTCCCGATCATCAGGAATGCCTTCTTCAGGAAGCCAGACGGAGAGTTCGACGAGAGGGGCAGGCTGTACCACCTGTACATGGTGGTGCCACTCGCCCTGACCGCAGCATTTTCGATAATCCTCTTCCTGAATCCCGACATTCTGAACGTTTTCGAGCTGGCGAGAATAGCGGTAAACGACGTCTGGGGTGGTGGAATATGA